The DNA segment TCATAGAAGTAGTGCAGTTGTGCGTTCCAATTGCGGTTGATCTGATAGCCCGTAAGGAATCCCACTTGTGAAATACCATCTTTAGTAATGCTATCAATCCCCGATGTATTCGGATTAGTTGGATCATTAGAGAGATCTTTCAGGCTATCTCCCAATGTATCTTCGATATACTCCTTGGAGACATAGCGATAGTTCGCTTGTACGTAACCCGCCTCATGTCGGTATTCTAAGGTTGTATTTGCGTGTTGTACGGCACTGGTCTGAATGTCGTATTGGATCCCACCGTGGTAGAAAATGTAGTCATCGTAGTTGAAGTCAGCCTCAATTGCCCAGGCAGAGTAGTTTGAGGTACCACTCTCATCATCTTTAACACTGTTTTTTCTATCGATGTAGATAATTTGACCGAATGAAATAGCCAGTCTTTCTTTGTACTCATCGTCATAGAAACGACTCGAAGCACCGTAGCTGAGCTGATTGGCTGCCTCAATGCGGTCTACACCACTATACTGTCGGCTTCTAAATAGCCCATAGTAGTCTGTTTGCAATAGGGTGGTGTCGTAGGTAGCGATATTGTTCTGATCTTCATAAGGCACATAGACATACTGAACCTGAGGCTCAAGTGTTTGCGTGTAACCGGTGTAAAAAGAGGTATCTCTCTCCAGAACAATACCGGCATGCGTTCTAAATTCGGGTAGGACACGAGTTACAGACTCTTCAAGGTCACTCGCGGCACTGACGTTATCTAAATTTTGCTCGTAGTGAGTAGCGAGTAAGCGGGCCTCTGTTGTCCAAGAGCCCCATGAGTTACCAAACGGTAGGGTTATCCCTGGTTCTATGTGTACACGTGTCGCTGTTGGCATATCTGTCGCATCGGTATCGAAGACAGAAAGGTGACTAATTACGTCAAAGTCCAGATTACGATAAATTTCTGGAGCATAGTAGTTAGCTTTTAGTTGAGGCAACAATCGATAAGGTTGGTTGTCTTGCGTCGTTAGAACTTGGAAGTCACGAACTAATAACGTCGTGTCCCAGTTCGCCGAGCGATAAGATACGGAACCTTCTTGTACCAACTGACCGTCTTCACGATTACCTATTCGAGAGTCGACTTCTTGGAAATATTGCACATCACTAACTTTTGAAAAATCAGCGGCCACTTTCCAGTTGTTGTTAATGATGCCATTGTGCTTGAATTGGAAGCCCCAGCGATCTTCATCGTCGTATTTTTTATCATTTCCTAGGTATTCACCATCGAACGTGGTTAAGCCAAAGTTGGATAAATAACGGAACTCTCCATCAAGTTGCAGGCCACGTTTTTCCATATAGCGGAACGTTGTAGTCAAGTCATAGTTCGGTGCCAAATTCCAATAAACGGGAATATCGAACTCATAACCATCACTGGAACCATAGGAAATAGTGGGGTAAAGAAAACCCGTTTTACGAGCATCACTCAGTGGCAGAGTCATGTATGGCATGTAGAATATAGGGACCTCAAGTACCTCAAAGCGAGGACCATATAATGTCGCCTTTTCTTCTTCTTGGTTCACTTCGATACTGGATGCCTTCATGCGCCAAGAGTGATCGCCCTCGGGGCAAGATGTGATCGTGCCATCACGCATCTCGTACACGCCGCGGCCATCTTTAGTAATGTAAACCGCTTCACCACGCCCTTGTTCACACAGCATTTGGTATTGGGTGTTCTCAAGGGAGATTTCGTTGGTCGTGAGGTTATTGGTGGCCTTGTCTGAGGTCGACTTAAACTGACCATCACTAAAAGTGACATTACCGTCAGCGACAACAATATTGTCAGCTTGGTGCATAGTGACGCTATCAGCAGTCATCTTACGATTACCTTGAGTGACAATGACATTGCCTTGGTAAACCGCTTTCTCACCATTAATTGCTTCAAGCGAGTCCGCTTCAACGTTGATAGGCAGTTGATTAGCGTCTTCTACCTCCAGATCGCTGACTAAACATTGATCTTTGGTAGGAAGTTCTTGCACACTAGAGCCAGAGTCGTCAGATGCAATGGCCTGTGGAATATACAGAGCCGCGCTAATAGACGTAGCCAGTAAGGTGAGAGGGAAACGTGACATCGAGTTTTACTATCCTGTTGAACTTGATCTTTCCGGTGATAGAGACCGAATGTAATGAAAACATCCTTTATAATAAAGGAATTTCAATCATCCAGCACTATCAGACCACACTCATACGATAAAATTCAGAGATTGAGACCACACAATGCATATTTTTGGCAAATTGTTAGGTGCTTTTTTTGGCATGCTGTTCGGAGGCCCTTTTGGCCTCATCCTAGGTTTATTCATTGGTCACCAGTTCGACAAGGCGCGTCGTCTTGCTAATAGCGGATATCAAACTGGCGGCTTTGGCGGTTTTTCTGGGCCAAAACAAGACCAAAAAATGCAAGAGGAGTTCTTTCGTGCCGCTTTCTCTGTAATGGGGCATGTGGCGAAAGCGAAAGGACAAGTCAGTAAGGCCGAGATCGAGTTGGCCTCGACGATGATGGACCGTATGAATCTTCATGGTGATCAGCGTCGAGCCGCACAAGATGCATTCCGTGAAGGCAAAGAGAGCGACTTTCCACTAGAAGAGGTGTTAGAGCGTGTGCAGTTAGCCGCTCACAACCGCTTTGACTTAAAACAGTTCTTTTTAGAGCTACAAATATCCGCGGCTTTTGCCGATGGAGATATCCATCCCAGCGAGCGTCAGGTGCTCCACCGCGTCGCGCAGGGACTCGGTTTCTCTTCAGGTCAACTTGAACAGCGCTTGAGAATGCAAGAAGCAGCGTTTCGTTTTCAACAAGGCGGGTTTGGTGGACATCATCAAGGCTCACAGCAAGGCCAAGGCAGTTGGCAGCAAGCTCCAAGTCGTGACCAATTATCGGATGCTTACAAAGTGCTTGGTGTGGAAGAGAGTGCGGATGCCAAAACCGTCAAGCGTGCGCACCGTAAATTGATGAACGAGCATCACCCGGACAAATTGATGGCTAAGGGCCTTCCGCCAGAGATGATGAATATGGCCAAAGAGAAGGCACAAGAAATTCAAAATGCTTACGACCTGATTAAGAAAGAGAAGGGCTTTAAGTAAACATAGCGCTATCTAGACACAACAAGGGCGAGTCAGTGACTCGCCCTTGTTGTTTAGAGGTAAGCAGAAACGACTTACTTGCGAACAGCAATCGCTTCAATCTCGATACCAACATCTTTTGGTAGACGAGCAACCTCAACACATGAACGCGCAGGGTAGTTTGCTACTTTGTGCTCGTCGAAGAACTTGCCGTAGACTTCGTTTACTGTGCCAAAGTCATTCAGGTCTTTCACAAATACTGTCATCTTAACGATGTCAGAAACCGTCAGACCAGAAGATTCAACGACTGCTTTCACGTTCTCTAGAGATTGGCGTGCTTGCTCTGCGATATCGTCTGATACTTCACCCGTTGCTGGGTTTACCGGGATTTGGCCGGAAGTCAGAACCATGTTACCAAGATCAACACCTTGGATGTATGGGCCGATAGCTGCTGGAGCTGAATCTGTGTGAAGTACTTTAGTCATTGTAATCTTCCAAATTGTAGATAGGTAAATGAGCGATCAGTTTGCCGTCAATTTTGTTTGTCGTAAAGAAAAATACCCCGCAAAGCGAGGTATTGATGCTGATATGGGAAAGAAGTGACCTATCTCTCTGTCACGATCTCTCGTGAGAACACTTTTTCACAGTATTTACACTTCAAGCGAATATCTTCGGCTTTTTCGATGACCGAAAAGCTGCTTTCAACGGGTTCGTTGTGGGTAATACAGTTGGTGTTCGGACACTCAAATACATTGTTCACTTGTGTCGGCAGTACCAGCGGCAGTTTACGTACCACCTCGTAATTTTCGATTTGATTGACCGTTGCATGTGGTGCGTAGAGAGCCAGCTTGTTCGCCTGCTCTTCATTGATGTAGACATTTTCAATTTTGAGCAGGTCTTTTGCCCCCAGCGCGGAAGAGGGGAGGTTCAGTCCAATCGTGACACGTTGGTTAGATTTATCCATGTCGAACAGGCGCAGGACCTTGATGCCCACCTGTGCAGGAATGTGATCGATAACTGTGCCGTTTTTGATTGCTTCAACTTGCAATTGGGTTTCTTTAGCCATTATCTCGCTCCATTACAGGGTTTCGTTTAGCACAAGGGCAAGGAGAGCTTGGCGTGCGTAAACGCCATTCTCTGCTTGTTCGAAGTAGTAAGCGTGAGGTGTCTTATCGACATCCACGGTGATCTCATCCACACGTGGCAGTGGGTGCAGTACCTTTAAGTTGCTCTTGGCCTCTTTTAGCGTATCGGCTGTCAGGATATAGGCAGACTTAATATGGGCATACTCTGACTCATCAAAGCGCTCTTTTTGTACTCGAGTCATGTAAAGCACGTCTAGCTCAGGTACAACGCTTTCCATATCGTTATGCAGGCTGTATTGAATGCCCGCTTCATCGAGCTCTTCACAGATGTAATCAGGCATCGCTAATGCATCGGGTGCGATGAAGTAGAAACGAACGTTGTTGAACTTAGCCAATGCCTGAGTCAATGAGTGAACGGTACGGCCATATTTCAAGTCACCAACGAAAGCAACATTGAGGTTGTCTAGACGACCTTGTGTTTCAGCGATACTGAAAAGGTCTAGCAGGGTTTGAGTCGGGTGCTGGTTTGCACCGTCACCGCCATTAATCACTGGAACACCGTTTGAGAATTCAGAGGCTAGACGTGCTGCGCCTTCTTGAGGGTGGCGCATAACGAAGGCGTCTACGTATGAAGAAATAACCTGAACAGAATCTGCCAGTGTTTCCCCTTTTTTAGCGAGCGAAGTGTTGCCGCCGCTGTCAAAACCAATAACATCACCACCGATACGCTGAATAGCCGTTTCAAACGATAAGCGCGTTCGCGTTGAAGGCTCAAAGAAGCAGCTCGCAACCACTTTGTTCTTAATAAGCTCTGGGCGAGGGTTTGCTTTAAGCTCGCCTGCCGTGTCAACAATTAGCTCGAGTTCTTGGCGTGAAAGCTCTGGAATCGAGATAATGTGCTTTTTGTATAGAGAGTTAGTCATGGTGATATTCCCTGGTTAAAAGCCATAAAAAAGCCCCCCAAAATGGGAGGCTTAGAATATGAATAGTGAGGATCGAAAATAACGCGCTTTCATTGCTGAACTGTGAACATTAAGTAAACGTTTGCGTTGCATGAAAGACCTCCTCGAAACTGGCGCAGATTATAGCGCTAAATCAGAGGTTTTGACCAGTTTTGTTATGGCTAAATGGCGACTTAATCAACAATTGACTCTAAAGCGAGCACTGCCAGCTGTTCATCCTCATCTTCGCTCAATCCACTAATACCGATAGCACCAATGACTTGCTGGTTGATTTCGATCGGCATTCCTCCCTTAAAACCCGTAATACGAGGGTCAGTCCAATAGCTGAGGTCTCTGCCTGCTTCACGTGCCCACTGACCAAGGTTGCCTGAAGGCTGTCGATCTCGCGCAGAGGAGTAAGCTTTATTTTGTGCCAAAAGAGCAGCTTGAGGACTGCAGCCATCCATTTTCATGAAAGCAACCAAGTCACCATGAGCGTCAACGATCGCCGCCGCGACAGTTTGCTGGTTGCCAATCGCTTCAAGTTGGACTTTTGAGAGTAGAGCCTGGGCTGTGGTGAGTTTCATCATCGTCTCCCTTTTACTATTGATTTCCGTTTTATGGCAGTTCGTGACCACGAGCTGACTCATAGAGTCGATACCACTCTTCATGTTTAAGAGTTAATTTTCCTGCTTCTGCGCAGGCTCGAATACGCTCGGGATTTGTTGTACCAATGACCGGTTGAATGTTGGCAGGGTGGCGCATTAACCACGCTAACACGATTGCTTCACGTGAGACTTGGTATTGATGTGCTAGCTCAGCCACGAGGTTTGCCGTGCGTACAATGTGCTCTGGTTGACCATTGAGATCGCGGCCCGTAAATAAGCCTTGGCTTAAACAACCCCACGCTTGGAGTTGGATCCCGTGCGCTCGGCAGTACTCGATCGTGCCTAAGAAAGAGGAGGCATTGGGTGTTACACCCTCCTCAAGCCATTGCAGCTGCGAAAGGCTCAGTTCAAGCTGGTTGCACACCAAAGGCGTTTTTAGTGCTGATTGCAGCAGCACCATTTGGTGAACGTTCATGTTCGAAACACCCAAATGTTTAATCTTGCCGGAGGCTTGCAATTTCTCGATGGTCGCAGCGACTTCCTCTGGCACCATCAGTGGATCAGGACGGTGTAAAAGTAGCGTGTCTAGCTGCTCAATGTTCAGTCTAGAAAGAATGTGATCCACCGAATACTCGATCCACTCGCTAGAAAAGTCATAGCGTTTTGGGCCTTGGTTATCTGCAAAGCGAATCGCACACTTTGATTGCAAAGTGATCTTTCGCTGAAGCTCTGGACGTTGCTGTAGTGCTTGACCAAACGCTTGCTCTGCTTTGGTAAAGGTATAGATATCGGCATGATCAAAGACGTTTATACCTTGCTCAAGTGCAGTATCAATCACTTGATGCACTTGTCGAACATCATCTTTTGATACGGGCGCATCATTCCAGCCACCACCGAGCCCCATACAGCCGTAGACAAGTTGAGAAGCGTTAGGTAAGCGCTGGTGGATTGGTAGGTTTTTCATAGCCATCTCCTTAAATCTTATGGAGGCCATTTTCTCCTATTGAAAAAGCAAGAAAAATAAACAAAATAGAACTTATTGTTTGATATAAAAAACAGTGGAACGATTATGCATAAACGGTTAGAGAAGCTGATGTTGTTTAATGCGGTAGCAAAAGCACTCAGCTTTACCAAGGCCGCTGATGACTTAGACATATCGAAAGGTCACCTTTCTCTGCAGATAAAGCAGCTAGAAAAAGAGTTAGGATTTCCATTGCTGATACGCTCTACACGCAGTGTGCGATTGACTCCAGAAGGTGAGAGGATTTATGCAGGTATGCAAAGTATAGAGTCGACCTTGGTGGAAATGGAGCGCAACGCAGAGTATGAGAATGACACTTTGGCGGGAGTGATTCGCATCACGGCACCCATGCAGTTTGTTGAAGGCATTTTGATTGATCTTTGCCGTCAGTTTCGCCAATCCTATCCACAAGTCAGTTTTGAGATCGACTCCAGTTACACCAGTCATGATTTGATCAAAGATAATTTTGATCTCGCTTTTCGCGCCACACAGCGACCTCCAGAGCATTTAGTCGCTCGTAAGCTATTTAGTTATTCTCACTGTGTGGTGGGGAGTCATAGGTACTTTTCAGATCATGGGTATCCAAAAGCTCCCAATGATCTAAAAGCTCATCAATGTCTAATGGGGCGAGGCTATGAGCATTGGGAGTTTCATCAGGAAAAGGTAGAGTGCGGTGGTTGGATGACCATCAGTGACAATCACCAACTCAAGATATTGGCCCTCGCGGGTGAAGGGTTGATCAGAGTGCCAGAGTATTTTGTTTATCAGGAAGTAAAAGCTGGAAAACTGGAACGATTGTTTGATGACAAGATAGCGACAGGGGGAGAGTTTCACCTTGTCTATCCGCAGATTGTGCAGCGCTCTGAGAGAATCACTCGCTTTATTGAGTTTGCTGTTGAGCGGTTATCACAGCTTGAGCTGAGTCGTTAGAGATTGAAATGGGTAGAGTCATCTCTACCCATCAATACTTCTCGGATTATCAGTGTCCTAACGTGGCCACCATCACAGCTTTAATGGTATGCATGCGATTTTCTGCTTGGTCAAAAACAATCGATGTCTCCGATTCAAACACCTCTTCTGTTACCTCAAGCCCATTCATACCGTATTTGTCTGCCACCTCTTTGCCTACGGTTGTCTCATCATTGTGGAAAGCAGGAAGGCAATGCATAAACTTCACTTTTGGGTTACCCGTCGCTTCCAGCACAGCTTGATTCACTTGGTAAGGTTTCATCAAGGCAACACGCTCATCCCACGCTTGCTCTGACTCACCCATAGAGACCCAGACATCGGTATACAGGAAATCACAGCCTTTAACGCCAGCTTTCACATCTTCTGTTAGAGTGATTTTGGCGCCCGTTTGTTCTGCTATTGTCAAACAGGTGTCGACAAGATTTTGCTCTGGCCAGAACGCCTTCGGGGCAACCAAACGGATATCCATTCCCATCTTAGCTGCACCAACCATCAGTGAGTTACCCATGTTGTTGCGCGCATCCCCGAGGTAAGCAAACGTTATCTGCTCTAGCTGCTTATCTCTTGCATGTTCTTGCATTGTCAAGAAATCAGCGAGAATCTGGGTCGGATGAAACTCGTCGGTCAAACCGTTCCAAACAGGCACTCCCGCATTCGCAGCGAGCTCTTCAACGATCGCTTGCCCAAAACCACGGTACTCGATGCCGTCATACATGCGTCCCAGTACGCGCGCAGTGTCTTTCATTGATTCTTTATGACCGATTTGGGAACCAGAAGGGCCGATGTAAGAAACTTGTGCCCCTTGATCAAAGGCAGCCACCTCAAAGGCGCATCGGGTACGAGTCGACGACTTTTCGAAGATAAGGGCGATGTTTTTGCCAATTAAGGTCTTTTGCTCACAGCCAGCATACTTTGCCTTCTTGAGGTCTTGTGAGAGATCGAGCAAAAACTCAATCTCTTTCGGCGTGAAGTCGAGAAGTTTGACAAAGTGACGGTTGCGTAGATTAAAGGCCATACTCTTATTCCTTGAAAAGTGGGGTAGTGCTAGTTAAACATACAAATGCACTATTTGTGAATAATTATTTTAATAAAAAGTGGCATTCCGAATGGAATGCCACTGAAAGAACATAATTATACTATTCAGTGTTATAGGTTTTCTTCGGCAAACTCTGCTAATCGAGAACGCACTACGCCGTTAAGGTGAATGTTGGCACTACCTTCAAAGTTTTTGAATCGTTCCACCATATAGGTCAGCCCCGAAGTCACGGGGGTTAAATAGGGTGAATCAATTTGTGCCAAGTTCCCCGAGCAGACAATTTTAGTGCCCTCACCACAGCGGGTAATGATGGTTTTTATCTGTGAAGCTGTGAGATTTTGGCACTCATCGAGCAGCACAAACGCATTTTGAATTGAGCGACCTCGCATAAAGTTAATGGACTTGAACTGGATGTTGGCTTTGTCACAGATATATTTTAAAGAGCCCTCAGTGCAGTGATCATTTTTATGCAGAGCTTCAAGAGTGTCGGTGATGGCCGCTAGCCAAGGCATCATTTTCTCTTCTTCTGTACCCGGTAAGAAACCAATGGATTCACCGATATCTGGTGTATTTCGCGTGACAATAATTTTATCGAACATACAGCGCTCAATACTTTGCTCTAACGCACTGGCCATCGCTAATAGCGTTTTACCGCTGCCCGCAGCCCCGGTAAGAATGACCAAATCAATATCGGGGTCGAGTAGGGCATCCATCGCCATTCCCTGATAGATATTCTTGGGTGTAATGTCCCAAGCTCGACGAGACATCATTCGCTCACGGCTAAGGTCTTTTATAGTAACCGTTTCTGGCGAAATATCTTCGACACGCCCGGCAAAATCACTGGTTTCATCAATCACATACTGATTGATAAAGGTCGGCTCAAAGGGGGCTCTCGATAGAGTATGTAAAGTGCGCCCACCTAGCGTGCGACTCTCAACTTGGTCGATACGTTGCCAAAAATCACCCTCACACTGCTGAAAACCTTTGGTTAGGTACTGAACATCATCAATGAGTTGGTCGGTACGATAGTCTTCGACAAACCGAACGCCCGCGCCTTTAGCACGTAGGCGCATATTGATATCTTTGGTGACAAGAACCACCTCTCTTGGAGCACGTTTGTTTTGCAGATATAACGTTGCATTGAGGATGCGGTTATCCCCCGCCTTATCCGCGAACGCTTTAATGGTTTCTTGAAGTTGATAGTCGGCAAGTATCGCAATGGTGCCAGATTGCTCTTGCTGGCGAATAATAGGAATACCTTCGGAGATTTGGTCTGGTGTTGCATCTCGGAATAGATCCTCTAAAGCTCGGATGGCAACGCGAGCATCGCGTGCAACGTCTCTTTTACTGTCTTTAATGCGGTCGAGCTCTTCGAGGACAGTCATTGGAATGACAACGTCGTGTTCTTGGAAAGAAAAAATAGCGTGAGGTTCGTGAAGTAGAATATTGGTGTCGAGAATAAACAGTTTGCGATCGGTATCGCCCATAAGCATCTCCTTGCCAAATGGCAGCGCTGTTTGGTCAGCAGTAACAAAGTCACTGACTTATCACAGTAAAGCGGCGATGTATGGCTAGTAACGCTCGGCCACAGTTTCGCCGATTTACTCATTGCTCATCTTCTCAAAAATGAGCTTCCCACAATTCTTATTATAGTGGGAGATTCCTTTACCATACCGTTGCTGTTTTTACACTTTGATTACAAGCTAGTTTTCACAAAAAAAACCACTCGGATCACGTGACCTCTATCACAGCTTGCAGTAACATTAGCCCCCTTTTTCTCCGCCATAACTCGCCTATATTTAGTAGGGTGAGTTGCATTCGTTTAAGGCGAGAGACAACACCAAGCTCCACATTCATCATTCTTCATACGAGGTAGTGTATTCATGACATTTGCTATTGGGCAGCGTTGGATTAGCGATACGGAAAGCGATTTAGGGTTAGGGACAGTAGTAGCAGTTGATGCGCGCACAGTCACAGTGATGTTTGCTGCATCAGAAGATAATCGCGTATACGCACGTAACGATGCGCCAGTGACACGAGTGATTTTCAATGTGGGTGATACCGTGGAGTCACAACAAGGTTGGACACTGACAGTTGATGAAGTGATTGAAGAAGATGGACTCGTGAGTTACGTCGGTACACGAGAAGATACGCAAGAGTCAGGTGTCGTACTTCGTGAGATCTTGCTGAGTAACCAGATTCGATTCAACAAACCACAAGACAAGTTATATGCAGGTCAAGTAGACCGTATGGATAACTTTGTTCTGCGGTACCGCGCACTACAGAATCAATATCAACAACATAAAAGTCCAATGCGTGGCCTTTGTGGCATGCGTGCAGGTCTTATTCCTCACCAGCTCTACATTGCCCATGAGGTTGGTCGCCGTCATGCGCCACGCGTGTTGCTGGCAGATGAGGTAGGCCTTGGTAAAACCATCGAGGCCGGTATGATCATTCACCAGCAGGTGTTAGCCGGTCGTGCAGAGCGTATTTTGATTGTGGTACCGGAAACTCTGCAACATCAGTGGCTAGTAGAGATGCTTCGTCGTTTCAATCTTCATTTCTCTGTTTTTGACGAAGAGCGTTGTATTGAAGCCTTTGCCGAGGCGGATAACCCGTTTGATACTCAGCAACTGGTTCTGTGTTCTCTTGATTTCCTACGTAAAAGTCGTAAACGTTTCGAACAGGCATTGGAAGGGGATTGGGATCTACTCGTTGTCGATGAGGCGCACCACCTAGAGTGGAGTGAAGAAAAGCCAAGCAGAGAATATCAAGTCATTGAAGGTTTAGCTGAGCGAACGCCAGGCGTATTGCTTCTGACAGCAACACCGGAGCAGCTTGGACGAGAAAGCCACTTTGCCCGTCTTCGTCTTTTGGATGCCGACCGCTTTTTTGATTATCAAGCCTTCGTGCAAGAGGAAGAGCAATATGCTCCTGTGGCTGATGCTGTCGCCTCTCTCTTTACTGGTGAGCAGCTCTCGAACGATGCAAAGAACCAGATTACCGAGCTACTTTCTGAGCAAGACGTCGAGCCACTGTTCCGTATTATCGAAAATGACGCTGATGAAGAGTCATGTGCTAATGCTCGCCAGGAGCTGATCGATAATCTTATGGATCGTCATGGTACAGGTCGCGTTCTATTTAGAAACACACGTGCTGCGATTAAAGGTTTCCCTAAGCGTATGGTTAACCTGATGCCTATGGCGATTCCATCGCAATACAACACGTCAATGCGTGTCGCGGGCATGCTGGGTGGCAAAATGAGTGACGAGGCACGCGCACTCAAAAACCTATACCCAGAAGAAATTTTCCAAGAGTTTGAAGGTGACGAATCAAGCTGGTGGCAGTTTGATCCGCGTGTTGATTGGCTGATTGAGAAAGTTAAAGACAAACGCAGTGACAAGATCTTGGTGATTGCGTCGCGAGCAGCAACGGCCCTACAACTTGAACAGGCACTGCGCGAGCGTGAAGGTATTCGTGCGACGGTATTCCACGAAGGAATGTCGATTCTTGAACGTGATAAAGCTGCAGCTTACTTTGCGCAAGAAGAGGGCGGTGCACAGGTTCTTATCTGTAGTGAAATTGGCTCG comes from the Vibrio astriarenae genome and includes:
- the pyrI gene encoding aspartate carbamoyltransferase regulatory subunit; translated protein: MAKETQLQVEAIKNGTVIDHIPAQVGIKVLRLFDMDKSNQRVTIGLNLPSSALGAKDLLKIENVYINEEQANKLALYAPHATVNQIENYEVVRKLPLVLPTQVNNVFECPNTNCITHNEPVESSFSVIEKAEDIRLKCKYCEKVFSREIVTER
- a CDS encoding aldo/keto reductase translates to MAMKNLPIHQRLPNASQLVYGCMGLGGGWNDAPVSKDDVRQVHQVIDTALEQGINVFDHADIYTFTKAEQAFGQALQQRPELQRKITLQSKCAIRFADNQGPKRYDFSSEWIEYSVDHILSRLNIEQLDTLLLHRPDPLMVPEEVAATIEKLQASGKIKHLGVSNMNVHQMVLLQSALKTPLVCNQLELSLSQLQWLEEGVTPNASSFLGTIEYCRAHGIQLQAWGCLSQGLFTGRDLNGQPEHIVRTANLVAELAHQYQVSREAIVLAWLMRHPANIQPVIGTTNPERIRACAEAGKLTLKHEEWYRLYESARGHELP
- the djlA gene encoding co-chaperone DjlA, giving the protein MHIFGKLLGAFFGMLFGGPFGLILGLFIGHQFDKARRLANSGYQTGGFGGFSGPKQDQKMQEEFFRAAFSVMGHVAKAKGQVSKAEIELASTMMDRMNLHGDQRRAAQDAFREGKESDFPLEEVLERVQLAAHNRFDLKQFFLELQISAAFADGDIHPSERQVLHRVAQGLGFSSGQLEQRLRMQEAAFRFQQGGFGGHHQGSQQGQGSWQQAPSRDQLSDAYKVLGVEESADAKTVKRAHRKLMNEHHPDKLMAKGLPPEMMNMAKEKAQEIQNAYDLIKKEKGFK
- a CDS encoding LysR family transcriptional regulator; this translates as MHKRLEKLMLFNAVAKALSFTKAADDLDISKGHLSLQIKQLEKELGFPLLIRSTRSVRLTPEGERIYAGMQSIESTLVEMERNAEYENDTLAGVIRITAPMQFVEGILIDLCRQFRQSYPQVSFEIDSSYTSHDLIKDNFDLAFRATQRPPEHLVARKLFSYSHCVVGSHRYFSDHGYPKAPNDLKAHQCLMGRGYEHWEFHQEKVECGGWMTISDNHQLKILALAGEGLIRVPEYFVYQEVKAGKLERLFDDKIATGGEFHLVYPQIVQRSERITRFIEFAVERLSQLELSR
- a CDS encoding ornithine carbamoyltransferase — translated: MAFNLRNRHFVKLLDFTPKEIEFLLDLSQDLKKAKYAGCEQKTLIGKNIALIFEKSSTRTRCAFEVAAFDQGAQVSYIGPSGSQIGHKESMKDTARVLGRMYDGIEYRGFGQAIVEELAANAGVPVWNGLTDEFHPTQILADFLTMQEHARDKQLEQITFAYLGDARNNMGNSLMVGAAKMGMDIRLVAPKAFWPEQNLVDTCLTIAEQTGAKITLTEDVKAGVKGCDFLYTDVWVSMGESEQAWDERVALMKPYQVNQAVLEATGNPKVKFMHCLPAFHNDETTVGKEVADKYGMNGLEVTEEVFESETSIVFDQAENRMHTIKAVMVATLGH
- the pyrB gene encoding aspartate carbamoyltransferase is translated as MTNSLYKKHIISIPELSRQELELIVDTAGELKANPRPELIKNKVVASCFFEPSTRTRLSFETAIQRIGGDVIGFDSGGNTSLAKKGETLADSVQVISSYVDAFVMRHPQEGAARLASEFSNGVPVINGGDGANQHPTQTLLDLFSIAETQGRLDNLNVAFVGDLKYGRTVHSLTQALAKFNNVRFYFIAPDALAMPDYICEELDEAGIQYSLHNDMESVVPELDVLYMTRVQKERFDESEYAHIKSAYILTADTLKEAKSNLKVLHPLPRVDEITVDVDKTPHAYYFEQAENGVYARQALLALVLNETL
- the lptD gene encoding LPS assembly protein LptD — translated: MSRFPLTLLATSISAALYIPQAIASDDSGSSVQELPTKDQCLVSDLEVEDANQLPINVEADSLEAINGEKAVYQGNVIVTQGNRKMTADSVTMHQADNIVVADGNVTFSDGQFKSTSDKATNNLTTNEISLENTQYQMLCEQGRGEAVYITKDGRGVYEMRDGTITSCPEGDHSWRMKASSIEVNQEEEKATLYGPRFEVLEVPIFYMPYMTLPLSDARKTGFLYPTISYGSSDGYEFDIPVYWNLAPNYDLTTTFRYMEKRGLQLDGEFRYLSNFGLTTFDGEYLGNDKKYDDEDRWGFQFKHNGIINNNWKVAADFSKVSDVQYFQEVDSRIGNREDGQLVQEGSVSYRSANWDTTLLVRDFQVLTTQDNQPYRLLPQLKANYYAPEIYRNLDFDVISHLSVFDTDATDMPTATRVHIEPGITLPFGNSWGSWTTEARLLATHYEQNLDNVSAASDLEESVTRVLPEFRTHAGIVLERDTSFYTGYTQTLEPQVQYVYVPYEDQNNIATYDTTLLQTDYYGLFRSRQYSGVDRIEAANQLSYGASSRFYDDEYKERLAISFGQIIYIDRKNSVKDDESGTSNYSAWAIEADFNYDDYIFYHGGIQYDIQTSAVQHANTTLEYRHEAGYVQANYRYVSKEYIEDTLGDSLKDLSNDPTNPNTSGIDSITKDGISQVGFLTGYQINRNWNAQLHYFYDLTIQEDLEWLANLNYTSDCWYVGFTYSNQLRNWSGTTGGESFFYDSDPVYENNFSINFGIVGFGNSVRTSEYDISGSKNSLGYGRPFILNE
- a CDS encoding GlcG/HbpS family heme-binding protein, with the translated sequence MMKLTTAQALLSKVQLEAIGNQQTVAAAIVDAHGDLVAFMKMDGCSPQAALLAQNKAYSSARDRQPSGNLGQWAREAGRDLSYWTDPRITGFKGGMPIEINQQVIGAIGISGLSEDEDEQLAVLALESIVD
- a CDS encoding RidA family protein encodes the protein MTKVLHTDSAPAAIGPYIQGVDLGNMVLTSGQIPVNPATGEVSDDIAEQARQSLENVKAVVESSGLTVSDIVKMTVFVKDLNDFGTVNEVYGKFFDEHKVANYPARSCVEVARLPKDVGIEIEAIAVRK